In Candidatus Epulonipiscium viviparus, one DNA window encodes the following:
- a CDS encoding APC family permease, producing the protein MKQKEYGLFTAITMIVGIVIGSGIFFKSDDILNYTGGSVSLGILVFAFAAISIVFGSLTIGELAARNSKSGGIITYAEEFSKPVACAIGWFQVFLYYPTITAVVAWVAGIYTCLLFGFNMTLMNQTVIGAIYIVFLFVINILSKKFGGYLQNGSTIIKLIPLIFFAICGLTMGDPGATLTSTNVKTVGTASVLAALAPIAFSFDGWIVTSAIGAEVKNSKRNLPIAFVVGPLIVLAVYIVYFVGISTLIGPQNVIALGDAHVDVAANSLMGPMGAKIVLIFVIISVVGTVNGLILGGIRLPQSLAARNMFPFANKIKIISEQYGVSIRSAIVFFVVVMFWLVIHFITQKFALLTSGDVSEISIALSYGLYIYLYIHVILLAKSGEIKSKIKGYVIPGLAIFGACIILSSVFSNSLFFVHFSICLTIILAAMLYYTEIAVHREGDQEKKVA; encoded by the coding sequence ATGAAACAGAAAGAATATGGATTATTTACTGCTATCACTATGATAGTTGGCATCGTTATCGGTTCGGGTATCTTTTTTAAGAGCGATGACATTCTAAATTACACTGGTGGGAGCGTTAGTCTCGGTATTTTGGTCTTTGCTTTCGCTGCCATTAGCATTGTTTTTGGTAGCCTCACTATTGGCGAACTCGCCGCTCGTAATTCGAAGTCCGGCGGTATCATTACTTATGCCGAAGAGTTTAGCAAACCCGTCGCTTGTGCTATCGGTTGGTTTCAGGTATTTTTGTATTACCCCACTATTACTGCAGTTGTAGCTTGGGTTGCCGGCATTTACACCTGCTTGCTTTTTGGCTTCAACATGACTCTCATGAATCAAACCGTTATTGGCGCTATTTATATTGTTTTCCTATTTGTTATTAATATATTATCTAAAAAATTTGGCGGCTATTTGCAAAACGGTTCCACTATTATAAAATTGATTCCTCTTATTTTCTTTGCTATATGCGGCCTTACTATGGGTGACCCCGGCGCTACTCTTACTTCTACCAATGTGAAAACTGTGGGTACAGCAAGCGTTTTGGCTGCCCTCGCTCCTATCGCCTTTTCTTTTGATGGATGGATCGTAACTTCTGCGATCGGTGCGGAAGTTAAAAATAGTAAACGCAATCTCCCTATCGCTTTTGTTGTTGGCCCTCTTATTGTTCTGGCTGTTTATATCGTTTATTTTGTCGGTATCAGTACGCTGATAGGTCCGCAAAATGTTATTGCTTTAGGTGATGCGCATGTTGATGTCGCTGCCAATTCGTTAATGGGTCCTATGGGCGCTAAAATCGTTCTCATCTTTGTTATTATTTCTGTTGTTGGTACTGTAAATGGCCTCATTTTGGGTGGTATTAGGCTTCCACAATCTCTTGCCGCTCGTAATATGTTTCCTTTTGCTAATAAAATTAAGATTATCAGTGAACAATATGGCGTTTCCATCAGGTCAGCTATCGTCTTTTTTGTTGTTGTTATGTTTTGGCTTGTAATTCATTTCATTACTCAGAAATTTGCCTTATTAACATCCGGTGATGTCTCCGAAATTTCTATTGCCCTTAGCTACGGTTTATATATTTATCTATACATCCATGTAATTTTGCTTGCTAAGAGTGGCGAAATCAAGAGCAAAATTAAAGGGTATGTTATTCCAGGTCTTGCCATTTTCGGTGCGTGCATCATTTTATCATCGGTCTTTAGCAATTCGTTATTCTTTGTTCACTTTTCTATTTGTCTTACTATCATTCTTGCTGCAATGCTATATTACACCGAGATTGCTGTTCACAGAGAAGGCGATCAGGAAAAAAAAGTTGCTTAA
- a CDS encoding methyl-accepting chemotaxis protein → MKRKAFKTQINLTFGIIVAIILLCSTIIRLFSIATTTIEVAEKTSISNASIAVNGFSNWLTDKTTLAETLATKLSVVDEINLDQLRTYLQLQSNLKHDIETLYFFTADGEVIDPDGWQPSFGEDLTQSGWYKGAMSTNGTYVSKPYTSPLTGTLLIGVSRKVTQHATHELLGVINMEVPLDSMQELIVELSGTDGTSIFIIDQDNEIVVHKEEINMPSGGKMKTLQSINPVSANDIIAMRDGDVISTITSMGDGAYTTAFAVPNTSYRMVSNYPKSHVTDAIWKEIISSILIMVISQIVFYIAVKIIVRVYIYPLEHVVTELGKLQQGNLNISTTHIARTTLELEAIVGALDTVSSSINGYIEEIAKILQSFSEGDFTPTPQQNYVGDFNKIKVSLLAISVSLKDLLYNTQSSTGNVLDAANQIAGSAQELADLTIGQVDLISHFKDETIQVAEGVIGIIGDIDKSYEVVNDMTNKALDSKKIGNDLVTAMKDISVSINEISDVIGSIENVATQTNLLALNASIEAARVGEQGKGFAVVANEIRELSTTTTQTVKDIYGRIEKNLESLRKGENMVQLTSTALDTIVQSSVETRDFSKNLSANATSQKESLHAIIAKVEMLQTEISKNSGISEENVAVSQELAAQADNLKGQLDKFEI, encoded by the coding sequence ATGAAAAGAAAAGCGTTCAAAACGCAAATTAACCTTACATTTGGTATAATTGTTGCAATTATACTATTATGTAGCACCATTATTAGACTATTTTCTATTGCGACAACGACAATTGAGGTGGCAGAAAAGACATCGATTAGCAATGCATCGATAGCTGTAAACGGGTTCTCAAACTGGCTTACAGATAAAACTACTTTGGCAGAAACATTGGCAACAAAGCTATCTGTTGTAGACGAAATAAATTTAGATCAGCTGAGAACATACTTACAATTGCAATCTAATTTAAAACACGATATCGAAACTTTATATTTCTTCACAGCCGATGGCGAAGTAATAGACCCTGATGGATGGCAGCCATCTTTCGGAGAAGACCTCACGCAATCAGGATGGTATAAGGGAGCAATGTCTACAAATGGTACATACGTGTCAAAACCATATACAAGCCCTCTAACTGGAACTCTATTAATTGGAGTATCTAGAAAAGTAACACAACACGCGACACACGAATTGCTTGGAGTAATAAATATGGAAGTACCACTAGACTCAATGCAAGAACTGATAGTAGAGCTTTCTGGCACAGATGGAACAAGTATATTTATTATAGATCAGGACAACGAAATCGTCGTTCACAAAGAAGAGATCAATATGCCATCTGGTGGAAAAATGAAAACATTACAATCAATCAATCCAGTATCAGCAAACGACATCATTGCGATGCGCGATGGAGACGTCATTTCGACCATTACATCAATGGGAGACGGGGCTTATACAACAGCGTTCGCAGTGCCTAATACATCATATAGAATGGTATCAAATTATCCGAAATCACATGTAACAGACGCCATATGGAAAGAAATTATCTCTAGCATATTAATTATGGTAATTAGCCAGATAGTATTCTATATAGCAGTAAAAATAATTGTAAGAGTATATATTTATCCATTAGAGCACGTAGTAACAGAGCTAGGCAAGCTTCAACAAGGAAATTTAAACATTTCAACAACTCACATTGCAAGAACTACACTGGAGCTAGAAGCTATCGTTGGAGCGCTAGATACTGTTTCAAGTTCAATTAACGGATATATCGAAGAAATAGCGAAGATTCTACAAAGCTTCTCAGAGGGCGACTTTACACCGACACCGCAACAAAATTATGTAGGCGACTTCAACAAAATCAAGGTATCGTTGCTAGCGATTTCAGTAAGCTTAAAAGACCTATTATATAATACACAATCATCAACAGGTAATGTTTTAGACGCGGCAAATCAAATTGCAGGCTCCGCACAAGAACTAGCAGACCTAACAATCGGTCAAGTAGACCTAATCAGCCACTTCAAAGACGAAACCATCCAAGTAGCAGAAGGAGTAATAGGCATAATCGGAGATATCGATAAGAGTTATGAAGTAGTAAATGACATGACCAACAAAGCGCTTGATAGCAAAAAGATAGGAAACGACCTAGTAACCGCAATGAAAGATATCAGCGTATCTATCAACGAAATTAGTGATGTAATTGGATCGATCGAAAATGTCGCAACACAAACGAATCTGCTAGCACTTAACGCATCAATCGAGGCAGCACGTGTCGGAGAGCAAGGAAAAGGCTTCGCAGTTGTAGCAAACGAAATTCGAGAGTTGTCAACAACTACAACACAAACCGTAAAAGATATATACGGTCGAATCGAAAAGAATCTAGAAAGTTTACGCAAAGGAGAAAACATGGTGCAATTAACATCGACCGCGCTAGATACAATAGTTCAGTCGAGCGTCGAAACCAGAGACTTCTCCAAAAATCTTTCTGCTAATGCAACTAGTCAGAAGGAATCGTTACACGCAATAATAGCCAAAGTTGAGATGTTACAAACAGAGATCAGCAAAAACTCTGGCATATCAGAAGAAAACGTCGCAGTCAGTCAAGAGCTTGCAGCACAAGCAGATAATTTGAAAGGTCAATTAGATAAGTTTGAGATATAG
- a CDS encoding putative polysaccharide biosynthesis protein: MSKKTLLIGTMILTGASFITRILGFIFRIFLSHTMGAEGMGLYQLIFPIYMLAWAVSSAGVSLVVSKKVAEYNARGFHDDAIKIMKSAIVLSLVICIPISLFLFIFHEPIAIYFVHAADTSLSIQLLGTCLPFMATSCCIRGYFQGRQEMSVPAIAQVIEQVARMIIIYLVAGMMVPYGLEYACAAAMLGLCGGEFASCGFAIFMFFRARNKIKCTKPSIITYNSAINTIFYLSLPITANRFLTSALQSVENILIPMQLEKFGLSSSDALSVFGMYSGMAMPLLLFPSMLTGSLSVALIPSISDAKARSNNAELQRTVASSVQLSAIIGIGAGGLFFTLGDEIAMLVYNMSEVGHLLKLLALICPFFYLQGILNGVLNGLGLQKTTFQGNILGSVACIVLIIVGVPKSGLVGFTLALLAQAGIATCYHLYHALDSISLPINVLSWIMKPAIAISIGSIAIRYIYNSLLSGMVGAKVATVIAIALLGLFYITFLFAFKCITKEDIKAFL; this comes from the coding sequence ATGAGTAAAAAAACACTACTAATAGGAACTATGATTCTTACTGGTGCCAGTTTTATAACTAGAATTTTAGGTTTTATATTTCGAATCTTTTTATCTCACACTATGGGTGCCGAAGGAATGGGGTTATACCAACTGATCTTTCCGATCTATATGCTTGCCTGGGCTGTCTCCAGTGCGGGAGTATCGCTAGTCGTTTCCAAAAAAGTTGCCGAATACAATGCTCGGGGATTCCATGACGATGCTATTAAAATTATGAAAAGCGCGATCGTGCTATCACTGGTTATTTGCATACCAATTTCTCTATTCTTATTTATTTTTCACGAGCCCATTGCAATATACTTTGTTCATGCAGCAGATACGTCTTTGTCTATTCAATTACTCGGAACTTGTCTACCGTTTATGGCAACCTCGTGCTGCATCCGCGGTTATTTTCAGGGTCGTCAAGAGATGAGCGTTCCTGCAATAGCTCAGGTAATAGAGCAAGTTGCTAGAATGATTATTATTTATCTCGTTGCTGGAATGATGGTTCCATATGGCTTGGAATATGCCTGTGCGGCGGCGATGCTCGGACTCTGCGGTGGCGAATTTGCCTCTTGTGGATTTGCCATATTTATGTTTTTTAGGGCTCGAAACAAAATCAAATGTACCAAACCGTCTATAATTACATATAATAGTGCCATCAACACGATCTTCTACCTGTCATTACCAATCACAGCGAATCGATTTTTAACTTCCGCATTGCAATCGGTAGAAAATATCCTAATCCCCATGCAACTCGAAAAATTTGGACTAAGCTCGAGCGATGCATTAAGCGTATTTGGAATGTACTCTGGAATGGCGATGCCACTTTTATTATTTCCGTCAATGCTAACGGGGTCGCTATCGGTGGCACTCATCCCGTCGATCTCCGACGCGAAAGCGAGATCCAACAACGCCGAATTACAACGCACGGTGGCCTCGTCAGTACAACTATCTGCAATCATCGGAATAGGAGCGGGGGGACTATTTTTTACATTAGGAGACGAAATAGCGATGCTAGTCTATAATATGAGCGAAGTGGGTCACCTCCTCAAACTGCTAGCGCTGATATGTCCATTTTTCTATTTACAAGGGATACTAAACGGCGTATTAAACGGGCTTGGGCTACAAAAAACAACATTCCAAGGAAACATACTAGGGTCAGTAGCATGTATCGTGTTAATAATAGTCGGGGTACCAAAATCTGGATTAGTAGGATTCACACTAGCGCTACTAGCCCAAGCCGGAATCGCCACATGCTATCACCTCTACCATGCGCTAGACTCTATCAGCCTACCAATAAACGTTCTCAGTTGGATAATGAAACCAGCAATAGCGATAAGCATCGGCTCGATTGCCATTCGATATATATATAACAGCTTACTAAGCGGCATGGTGGGAGCGAAGGTAGCTACAGTAATAGCGATCGCATTGCTAGGGTTGTTCTACATCACATTTTTATTCGCGTTCAAATGCATTACAAAAGAAGATATCAAAGCATTTCTATAA